The Osmerus eperlanus chromosome 7, fOsmEpe2.1, whole genome shotgun sequence genome includes a region encoding these proteins:
- the LOC134023304 gene encoding lens fiber membrane intrinsic protein-like yields the protein MYSFMGGGLFCAIVGNILLVVSTATDYWMQYRLSGSFAHQGLWRYCMSGKCYMQTDSIAYWNATRAFMILSAMSCFAGIIAGILSFAHFSAFERFNRSFAAGIMFFVSTLFVLLAMAIYTGVTVNFLGKRFGDWRFSWSYILGWVALLMTFFAGIFYMCAYRMHECRRVAGPR from the exons ATGTACAGCTTCATGGGAGGGGGCCTATTCTGTGCCATTGTGGGGAACATCTTGCTGGTGGTCTCCACAGCGACAGACTACTGGATGCAGTATCGCCTGTCTGGCAGCTTTGCTCACCAGGGCCTGTGGAGATACTGTATGTCCGGCAAGTgttacatgcagacagacagcataG cctacTGGAATGCTACCCGTGCATTTATGATCCTCTCAGCCATGTCATGCTTTGCTGGCATAATTGCAGGAATTCTCTCCTTCGCCCATTTCTCTGCCTTTGAAAGATTCAATCGGTCTTTTGCTGCAGGGATCATGTTCTTCGTCTCCA CTCTATTTGTTCTTCTTGCCATGGCCATCTACACTGGGGTGACAGTGAACTTCCTGGGGAAACGGTTTGGTGACTGGCGTTTCTCCTGGTCCTACATACTGGGCTGGGTGGCACTGCTTATGACCTTCTTTGCAG GTATATTTTACATGTGTGCCTATAGGATGCATGAGTGCAGGAGAGTGGCTGGCCCGCGTTAA